The Verrucomicrobiota bacterium region TGCAATTCACACAGATCTTAAGGCTTTAGGTTGGCTTACAAAACCAGTGGGTGGGCTAGATAAGGGCTTTGACTTACAAGCATATAAAAGAGAAATCGGCTACCATATAGAACAGGAGTTGGATTACCACCATGAAGCCGAGCAGCAACTTAAAATGCAGCATCTTGTCCAGTCCTTGGGTAATCGTGTTATGGTGCCGAAGGTTATCAGTGAATGGAGCAGCAGTTCTTTCCTGACCACTGAATGGTTAGAGGGTCAGGCTTTTACAAAAGTTCATGATTGGGAGCGTCAAGATAAAGAGGCGTTAGCAGAAGTGCTTTTGGAGTTATTTTTAACCAGCTTTTTAGAATGGGGCTACATTCATGGGGATCCTCATCCAGGTAATTACCGCTTCATCAAAGCAACGGATAGCGTCCGAGTGGGTCTACTCGACTTCGGTTGTACAAAGAATGTAAGCAGTGAGACCCGGCAAGCTTTGATCCATCTTATTGATATGCATATTGAAACTAACAGAATAAATCAAGAAGCTGTTTGGAATGCATTGCTTCTGCTAGGATTTAACGCTGATCTATTAGCTCCACTGAAAGATCGAATGGTTCTTGTTAGTGAGATATTATTTGAACCCTTTAAAGTAAAAGGTTCTTATCAGGTTACTAAATGGAATTTGAGTAGTCGCTTATCCGAAGTGCTTGGAGAACATCGCATGACCTTTCGAACGGCTGGTCCTCCAGAGATGATATATGTTGTCCGAGCTTACCAAGGCCTCATTCAGTATTTAAAGGCTTTAAATGTAACTGTTTCTTGGCAACTGATTTACCAAAAAGTCCGCGATAATATCCGCTTGGGAAAGCTGAATTTGGGTCGAGATACTATAAAGGAGGAAGTGAGCTCAGTCTCTGAGATGAAATCAGAACTATTACGAATAAGAGTTTCAGAAGGCCCCATTACAAAAGTAGATCTTACCTTTAATGCACGAGCTGTTGATAACTTGGAAGACCTGGTTCCTGAAGAATTTAAGGATAGATTGGAAAAGCACACTATTGATTTGAATCAAGTGATCCAAGATACTCAAAAAAGTTATTACGCTCCTGGTGATCTTATTCAAATTCTCGATAATCAAAAGAAAGTAAGAATTTGGTTAGAATAAAACTTCAATGAAGTGAAAGGTATCTTTTATGCGAATGCTCATCATAGATGATTCAAAGACAATGAGAAACTTCCTAGCAATCATTGCTGAGGAATGTGAGTTTAAAACAGATCAAGCTAAGGATGGTCAGGATGCACTGGAAGTCTTAGGTAGCCGTGATCCATTTGATATAGCTTTAGTTGATTGGGATATGCCGCGAATGAATGGTCTAGATTTTGTGAAAGCAGTTCGAGCTAAATCCGAGTATAACGAAATGAAGATGATGATGGTTACTACGCATACAGCTATTGATGAGGTTGCGGAAGCCCTAACAGAGGGTGCTAATGATTTCCTTATGAAGCCTCTTACAAAAGAGATGTTGCAAGATAAATTAAAGTTACTCGGCTTCAACTTCTAAGCTATCACTATGTCCTCCATAAGAGTACTTGTTGTCGATGACGCTGTGGTTATGCAGCAGATATTGACTGAAGTCTTGGGAAGTGATCCAGATATCACGGTTAGTGGAGCTGTTCCCAATGGGAGACTAGCTTTGATGCAAATTCCGCGGGTAAAACCGGACATAGTTACCTTAGATATTGAAATGCCTGAGATGGATGGGCTAGAGACTCTCAAAGAGATCCGTAAACATTATCCTAAACTTCCTGTTATTATGCTTAGCGCACTGACCGAGAAAGGCGGGGAAACCACGCTTAATGCACTTGCCAGTGGCGCAAGTGACTACGTCACAAAGCCCGAGAAAGTAAATAATATTATGGAGTGCATCGAAAGGTTGACGACTGAGTTGATTCCTAAAATTAAGACTTTATGTTCCAGTGTACCAGCAAAAAATCTTCCTACAATTTCTTCAAAAGCAAGAAGCCTGGTTAGTTCTAGGCTAAACACTTGCTCTATTAAAGGTTTATCTATCCCTAGAATAGTAGCTATTGGTTCTTCGACTGGTGGACCTAATGCCCTTGCTCAGATTTTTAAGACCATGCCTCAAAATATAGAGGTGCCTATTGTTATAGTGCAGCATATGCCTCCCATGTTTACTAAAATTTTGGCAGAACGCTTGGACGGAGAGTCCAAGTTTAGTATTAAAGAAGCTGAGGATGGAGAGAAACTTTTGCCTAATCATGCTTATCTAGCACCTGGTGGGTTTCACATGGGCTTAAAAAATAGTGGTAGTGATGTTTTCATAGCATTAAATCAGAATCCTCAAGAGAATTCGTGCCGCCCTGCAGTTGATGTTCTGTTCAGGGATGTTGCTAGAATATTTGGACAGAATGTTCTGGGAGTTGTTTTGACAGGTATGGGTCAGGATGGTTTATGCGGTTCTGAAGTGATCTGTGAGAACGGTGGAAAAATTATTGTTCAAGATAAGGAAACAAGTGTCGTATGGGGTATGCCGGGATGCATAGCGGAGGCTAATTTAGCAGACAATATTATTTCTATAGACAAAGTTAATGAAGAAATTTTAAAGCGCCTAAAATGGAGGGAAATGGTAGCATGAGCAATGGATTGGGAATCGAGAAGCTATGCGTGTAAGTGCGGAAGATTTTCATTATGTTCAAGGCCTTATTCAGCACTTGGCGGCTATTGCTTTAGAGCCTGGTAAGGAGTACTTGGTTGAGACAAGACTTACTCCTTTGGTTGAGAAGGAAGGTATGTCAACTATTCAAGAATTAGTAAACGTTCTAAGATCTTCAACTTGTCCCCAAGAGCTAAAAGATAAAGTTGTCGATGCCATGACAACCAATGAGACTTCGTTCTTTAGGGATATTCATCCCTTTGATACTTTAAGAACGGATATCATGCCAGATATCATTAAGCGCCAGGCTGATATCAAAACACTTCATATATGGTGTGCAGCTTGCTCAACTGGTCAGGAACCCTATACTATTTCTATGGTTCTCCACGAACATTTCCCGGAGATTGTTAAAGACTGGAATGTGCAAATTTTAGCTACAGATATTTCTAATCGAGTACTCTCC contains the following coding sequences:
- a CDS encoding AarF/UbiB family protein; amino-acid sequence: MKPALNRSMELGKLFVESVHAARYRDRPQSEIYKDRVISRLGLMHGLPQKIGQILSFSELKDGGVAFSRLNEYEATMSLSLVEEQFFKSFQKEFKDVFEWVDSDGISASIGQVHKACLLGGKVVALKCQYPEIHDAIHTDLKALGWLTKPVGGLDKGFDLQAYKREIGYHIEQELDYHHEAEQQLKMQHLVQSLGNRVMVPKVISEWSSSSFLTTEWLEGQAFTKVHDWERQDKEALAEVLLELFLTSFLEWGYIHGDPHPGNYRFIKATDSVRVGLLDFGCTKNVSSETRQALIHLIDMHIETNRINQEAVWNALLLLGFNADLLAPLKDRMVLVSEILFEPFKVKGSYQVTKWNLSSRLSEVLGEHRMTFRTAGPPEMIYVVRAYQGLIQYLKALNVTVSWQLIYQKVRDNIRLGKLNLGRDTIKEEVSSVSEMKSELLRIRVSEGPITKVDLTFNARAVDNLEDLVPEEFKDRLEKHTIDLNQVIQDTQKSYYAPGDLIQILDNQKKVRIWLE
- a CDS encoding response regulator; translation: MLIIDDSKTMRNFLAIIAEECEFKTDQAKDGQDALEVLGSRDPFDIALVDWDMPRMNGLDFVKAVRAKSEYNEMKMMMVTTHTAIDEVAEALTEGANDFLMKPLTKEMLQDKLKLLGFNF
- a CDS encoding chemotaxis response regulator protein-glutamate methylesterase; amino-acid sequence: MSSIRVLVVDDAVVMQQILTEVLGSDPDITVSGAVPNGRLALMQIPRVKPDIVTLDIEMPEMDGLETLKEIRKHYPKLPVIMLSALTEKGGETTLNALASGASDYVTKPEKVNNIMECIERLTTELIPKIKTLCSSVPAKNLPTISSKARSLVSSRLNTCSIKGLSIPRIVAIGSSTGGPNALAQIFKTMPQNIEVPIVIVQHMPPMFTKILAERLDGESKFSIKEAEDGEKLLPNHAYLAPGGFHMGLKNSGSDVFIALNQNPQENSCRPAVDVLFRDVARIFGQNVLGVVLTGMGQDGLCGSEVICENGGKIIVQDKETSVVWGMPGCIAEANLADNIISIDKVNEEILKRLKWREMVA
- a CDS encoding protein-glutamate O-methyltransferase CheR; this translates as MRVSAEDFHYVQGLIQHLAAIALEPGKEYLVETRLTPLVEKEGMSTIQELVNVLRSSTCPQELKDKVVDAMTTNETSFFRDIHPFDTLRTDIMPDIIKRQADIKTLHIWCAACSTGQEPYTISMVLHEHFPEIVKDWNVQILATDISNRVLSQAESGRFGQLEVNRGLPAIYLIKYFSKDKDGAWVVKDEVRRLIKFEKVNLIKPWGYLPTFDVIFIRNVLIYFDVDTKRGILNNICRQLHPDGYLFMGTSESVLHISNVLKPNHVGHSTVFRKILAGAEFT